A stretch of the Bradyrhizobium sp. CCBAU 53351 genome encodes the following:
- a CDS encoding carbohydrate ABC transporter permease has product MTDLAASSPIPERRARSQAWWNAVNAWLLLLPAAVLLVAFTHWPILATIRHSLFITKRNGSEVFVGTDSYRAMAADPIFWKALVNNFWFALGTIPTSIALALIMAVWVNRNMRGRGFLRLAYFTPTVLPMIAVANIWLFFYTPDYGALDQLRGLFGLGGWNWLGDPSTVMGCLIVMVIWKEAGFFMIFYLAALQQLSPDLEEAASIEGASRWYTFRRITFPLLMPTTLFVAINAVINSFKLVDHLVIMTKGGPNNASTLLLYYIYEVAFTFQDSSYAATLTVVLLMLLSGIALLKFGYLDRRIHYQ; this is encoded by the coding sequence ATGACCGATCTCGCCGCCTCATCGCCAATCCCCGAACGCCGCGCCCGGTCGCAGGCGTGGTGGAATGCCGTGAATGCGTGGCTGCTGCTGTTGCCGGCGGCGGTGCTGCTGGTTGCCTTCACGCACTGGCCGATCCTGGCGACGATCCGGCATTCGCTATTCATCACCAAGCGGAACGGCAGCGAGGTCTTCGTCGGGACGGACAGCTACCGGGCCATGGCGGCCGATCCGATCTTCTGGAAGGCGCTGGTCAACAATTTCTGGTTCGCGCTCGGCACGATCCCGACGTCGATCGCGCTCGCCCTGATCATGGCAGTCTGGGTCAATCGCAACATGCGCGGCCGCGGCTTTCTTCGGCTGGCGTACTTCACACCGACGGTGCTGCCGATGATCGCAGTCGCCAACATCTGGCTGTTCTTCTACACGCCGGATTACGGCGCGCTCGATCAGCTGCGCGGGCTGTTCGGCCTCGGCGGCTGGAACTGGCTCGGCGATCCCTCGACGGTGATGGGCTGCCTGATCGTGATGGTGATCTGGAAGGAAGCCGGCTTCTTCATGATCTTCTATCTGGCGGCGCTGCAGCAGCTCTCGCCGGACCTCGAAGAAGCCGCCTCCATCGAGGGCGCGAGCCGGTGGTACACGTTCCGCCGCATCACGTTCCCGCTGTTGATGCCGACCACGCTGTTCGTGGCCATCAATGCCGTCATCAACTCGTTCAAGCTGGTGGACCATCTGGTCATCATGACCAAGGGCGGTCCGAACAATGCCAGCACGCTGCTGCTCTATTACATCTATGAGGTCGCCTTCACGTTCCAGGATTCTTCCTACGCGGCAACGCTGACGGTCGTGCTTCTGATGCTCCTGAGCGGGATTGCTCTGCTCAAGTTTGGCTATCTCGATCGCAGGATCCACTACCAATGA
- a CDS encoding ABC transporter substrate-binding protein has product MLMAAALAVLSMGARPAAAVDLTMYYPVAVGGPVTKIIDDMVSRFEKDNPDVKVTAVYAGNYTDTMTKAMTAMKGGQPPQLSVLLSTDVFTLMDENAIVPFDDLVGDKAWFKEFYPAFMANGQVDGKTWSIPFQRSTIVLYWNKDAFKEAGLDPEKAPASWDEMVEMSKKLVKKEGANTTRWGVEIPTTGYGYWMLQALAIENGQKMMNEAGTEVYLTAPKTVGALDYWVDLSRKHNVMPTGSIDWATLRTDFLEGKTAMMWHTTGNLTAVKDAAKFQFGVAMLPAKERRGSPTGGGSFYIFKNASAEQQKAAVKFIQWMTAPERAAEWSMKTGYVAVSPAAYKTKAMEDYAKGFPQATVARDQLEHAVPELSVHENGRIYKFVNDAVQAAVTGSQKPQEALAAAQAQSDRVLRAAK; this is encoded by the coding sequence ATGTTAATGGCAGCCGCACTTGCCGTGCTCTCGATGGGGGCACGTCCCGCTGCCGCGGTGGATCTGACCATGTATTATCCGGTCGCGGTCGGCGGCCCCGTCACCAAGATCATCGACGACATGGTCTCGCGCTTCGAGAAGGACAATCCGGACGTCAAGGTGACGGCAGTCTATGCCGGCAACTACACGGACACGATGACCAAGGCGATGACCGCCATGAAGGGCGGGCAGCCGCCGCAACTGTCGGTGCTGTTGTCGACCGACGTGTTCACGTTGATGGACGAGAACGCGATCGTGCCGTTTGACGACCTCGTCGGCGACAAGGCCTGGTTCAAGGAATTTTATCCCGCGTTCATGGCCAACGGCCAGGTGGACGGCAAGACCTGGAGCATCCCGTTCCAGCGTTCGACCATCGTGCTGTACTGGAACAAGGACGCCTTCAAGGAAGCCGGCCTCGATCCCGAGAAGGCGCCGGCGTCCTGGGACGAAATGGTCGAGATGTCGAAGAAGCTAGTCAAGAAGGAGGGCGCCAACACGACGCGCTGGGGCGTCGAGATCCCGACGACCGGCTACGGTTACTGGATGCTGCAGGCGCTCGCCATCGAGAACGGCCAGAAGATGATGAACGAGGCCGGCACCGAGGTGTACCTCACCGCGCCGAAGACGGTCGGCGCGCTCGACTACTGGGTCGACCTGTCGCGCAAGCACAACGTCATGCCGACCGGCAGCATCGACTGGGCGACGCTCCGCACCGACTTCCTCGAAGGCAAGACGGCAATGATGTGGCACACGACGGGTAACCTCACGGCCGTCAAGGACGCCGCAAAATTCCAGTTCGGCGTGGCCATGCTGCCCGCCAAGGAGCGGCGGGGATCGCCGACCGGTGGCGGCAGCTTCTACATCTTCAAGAACGCTTCGGCCGAGCAGCAGAAGGCCGCCGTCAAGTTCATCCAGTGGATGACGGCGCCCGAGCGTGCGGCGGAATGGAGCATGAAGACCGGCTACGTCGCGGTGTCGCCGGCCGCCTACAAGACCAAGGCGATGGAAGACTACGCCAAGGGCTTCCCGCAGGCGACCGTCGCGCGCGATCAGCTCGAGCATGCCGTGCCGGAGCTGTCAGTCCACGAAAACGGTCGCATCTACAAGTTCGTGAATGATGCCGTGCAGGCCGCGGTCACGGGCTCGCAGAAGCCGCAGGAAGCGCTGGCCGCCGCGCAGGCGCAGTCCGACCGCGTGCTGCGCGCCGCCAAATAG
- a CDS encoding ABC transporter ATP-binding protein produces the protein MSAITLNHVSKSWGAMRAVDDISLTADEGSLLVLLGPSGCGKSTTLRLIAGLEEADAGTIAIGGVDVTRLSPADRKISMVFQSYALFPHLSVAENIIFGLRVRRVSRAERDARLRRVADIVGLAHLLDRKPSQLSGGQRQRVALGRAIIAEARVCLMDEPLSNLDAKLRHEMRTEIRALQQRLGMTMVYVTHDQTEAMTMADRVVLMRDGRIEQNGSPEELYNRPATAFTARFIGTPPMNLVRQDDHLIGIRPEHIRIVPGGDHAARVKAVEHLGADSIVLCDIDGQPISVRLDGFSKVQPGEDVRLAWEAGHEHRFDLATECRLETSAREGRLATSAG, from the coding sequence ATGTCGGCGATTACGCTGAATCATGTCTCCAAGTCGTGGGGGGCGATGCGCGCCGTCGATGACATCAGTCTGACGGCGGACGAGGGCTCGCTGCTGGTGCTGCTGGGGCCGTCCGGCTGCGGCAAGTCGACCACGTTGCGGCTGATCGCCGGGCTCGAGGAGGCCGATGCCGGCACGATCGCCATCGGCGGCGTGGACGTGACCCGCCTCTCGCCGGCGGACCGGAAGATCTCCATGGTCTTCCAGTCCTATGCGCTGTTCCCGCATTTGAGCGTGGCCGAGAACATCATTTTCGGCCTGCGCGTGCGGCGGGTGTCGCGCGCCGAACGCGACGCCCGGCTTCGTCGCGTCGCCGACATCGTTGGTCTCGCGCATCTGCTCGATCGCAAGCCGTCGCAATTGTCGGGAGGGCAGCGCCAGCGCGTCGCGCTGGGACGCGCCATCATCGCCGAGGCGCGGGTCTGTCTCATGGACGAGCCGCTGTCCAACCTGGACGCCAAGCTGCGGCACGAGATGCGAACGGAAATCCGCGCGTTGCAGCAGCGCCTTGGCATGACGATGGTCTACGTGACCCACGATCAGACCGAAGCCATGACGATGGCGGACCGCGTCGTCCTGATGCGCGATGGCCGTATCGAGCAGAACGGCTCGCCGGAAGAGCTCTACAACAGGCCGGCGACGGCGTTTACGGCGCGTTTCATCGGCACCCCGCCGATGAACCTGGTGCGTCAGGACGATCATCTGATCGGCATCCGGCCGGAGCACATTCGCATCGTGCCCGGTGGCGATCATGCCGCGCGGGTCAAGGCCGTCGAGCATCTCGGAGCCGACAGTATCGTGCTGTGCGACATCGACGGTCAGCCGATCTCGGTGCGGCTCGACGGGTTCAGCAAGGTTCAGCCCGGCGAGGATGTCCGGCTGGCCTGGGAGGCCGGTCACGAGCATCGGTTCGATCTGGCTACGGAATGCCGATTGGAAACTTCTGCCAGGGAGGGCCGGCTGGCGACCTCTGCTGGATAG
- a CDS encoding DeoR/GlpR family DNA-binding transcription regulator: protein MARSATTRQVHILEIVREQGFASIEQLAARFEVTQQTIRRLVNALCDQGLLRRVHGGVSLPVQNQNLAYSSRHRLNAEAKRRIAHATAKLIPDGTSLMIGLGTTPEYVAQALSRRRDLRVITNSLNVAAAFSHNPDVEITIAGGTLRPLDRDIIGEAAVHFFSGFRADFGIFGVGGVDADGSLLDFHVDEVKARQSIAANSRTSVLVADITKFGRNATVRGGHLDDCHHLVIDDRLPAAFEPSAQRYSGQIHTAGDARADFELIGDI from the coding sequence ATGGCCAGGAGCGCCACGACACGTCAGGTCCACATACTGGAGATCGTGCGCGAGCAAGGCTTCGCTTCCATCGAGCAGCTTGCGGCGCGTTTCGAGGTGACCCAGCAGACCATCCGCCGCCTTGTGAATGCGCTCTGCGACCAGGGATTGCTTCGGCGCGTGCATGGTGGGGTCAGCCTCCCCGTCCAGAATCAGAACCTCGCCTACAGCAGCAGACACAGGCTGAACGCCGAAGCCAAGCGGCGGATCGCGCATGCGACCGCCAAACTCATTCCCGACGGGACCTCGCTGATGATCGGGCTCGGCACGACGCCCGAATATGTCGCGCAGGCACTTTCCCGTCGACGGGATCTGCGGGTGATCACCAACAGCCTGAACGTGGCCGCAGCCTTCTCGCATAATCCGGACGTGGAGATCACTATCGCCGGCGGCACGCTGCGGCCGCTCGACCGCGACATCATTGGCGAGGCCGCCGTGCACTTCTTCTCGGGATTTCGCGCCGACTTCGGAATCTTCGGCGTCGGCGGCGTCGATGCGGACGGCTCGCTGCTCGACTTCCATGTCGATGAAGTCAAGGCACGCCAATCCATCGCCGCCAATTCACGAACGTCCGTGCTCGTGGCCGACATCACCAAATTCGGGCGCAATGCAACGGTTCGCGGCGGCCACCTCGACGATTGCCACCATCTCGTTATCGACGACCGATTGCCGGCAGCGTTCGAACCGAGCGCACAGCGATATAGCGGCCAGATCCATACGGCCGGCGACGCTCGCGCAGATTTCGAACTCATCGGCGACATCTAG
- a CDS encoding sugar ABC transporter substrate-binding protein — protein MTSFKPTRRTLLKTGTAAAAFATLGPAFLRQAAAQDADLAPYKSAQIDWQQVSGETITVAVIPASYFENLIALAPQFKALTGIDVRFEKIPPAQIRQKSVIDLTSKTGTYATHAADPMYYALYAANKWVEPLDTYLADKSLTDPAWFKLDDIIPAWRSANGIDGKLYGMPYDGEVTIQVYRKDLYDAKGLKPADTLEAYTSNAAALNTPNDRVWGAALRGVAGAGQNMYIYPSIFREFGGDWMKGGKLTVNGPEAEAALAWYVDIMKKYAPTAAANWNWPDIADAFSQGTVASYIDAHSSASVINNPEKSKVIGKVAYARWPKGPSGKRTTSIWNWGFPINSALPEKKRKATWLFIQWAASAETQARTAHKFAGPTKRSGVNRTSVWKDPDYIKLMNGFGENFVEATMGALQDDTDVDWRPRVPQWPAIGDTMATAIQSALSGQVTIKAALDDAQRRIEPMMRG, from the coding sequence ATGACGTCATTTAAGCCGACGCGACGAACGCTACTCAAAACCGGAACCGCCGCCGCCGCTTTCGCGACGCTTGGTCCGGCCTTTCTCCGGCAAGCTGCCGCGCAGGACGCCGACCTTGCACCTTACAAATCCGCCCAGATCGACTGGCAGCAGGTGTCCGGCGAGACCATCACGGTCGCCGTGATCCCGGCGAGCTATTTCGAAAACCTCATTGCACTGGCGCCGCAGTTCAAGGCGCTCACCGGCATCGACGTTCGCTTCGAGAAGATTCCGCCGGCGCAGATCCGGCAGAAGAGCGTCATCGACCTGACCTCGAAGACCGGCACCTACGCGACCCACGCCGCCGATCCCATGTATTACGCGCTCTATGCCGCGAACAAATGGGTCGAGCCGCTCGACACTTACCTTGCCGACAAATCGCTGACCGATCCGGCCTGGTTCAAGCTCGACGACATCATTCCGGCCTGGCGCAGCGCCAACGGCATCGACGGCAAGCTCTATGGCATGCCCTATGACGGCGAAGTCACCATTCAGGTCTATCGCAAGGACCTCTATGACGCGAAGGGCCTGAAGCCGGCCGACACGCTAGAGGCCTACACGTCCAATGCCGCGGCGTTGAACACACCGAACGATCGCGTCTGGGGCGCAGCGTTGCGCGGCGTCGCCGGTGCCGGCCAGAACATGTACATCTATCCGTCGATCTTCCGCGAGTTCGGCGGCGACTGGATGAAGGGCGGCAAGCTCACCGTCAATGGCCCCGAGGCCGAGGCGGCGCTCGCCTGGTACGTCGACATCATGAAGAAGTACGCGCCGACCGCGGCGGCGAACTGGAACTGGCCCGATATCGCCGACGCCTTCTCGCAAGGCACCGTCGCCAGCTACATCGACGCACACTCATCGGCTTCGGTCATCAACAATCCCGAAAAATCCAAGGTGATTGGCAAGGTCGCCTATGCGCGCTGGCCCAAGGGCCCCTCGGGCAAGCGCACAACGTCGATCTGGAACTGGGGCTTCCCGATCAATTCCGCACTGCCGGAGAAGAAGCGCAAGGCGACCTGGCTGTTCATCCAATGGGCCGCGAGCGCTGAGACCCAGGCGCGCACCGCGCACAAGTTCGCCGGTCCCACCAAACGCTCGGGCGTCAACCGCACCTCGGTGTGGAAGGATCCCGACTACATCAAGCTGATGAACGGCTTTGGCGAGAACTTCGTCGAGGCTACGATGGGGGCCCTGCAGGACGACACCGACGTCGACTGGCGTCCGCGCGTGCCGCAATGGCCGGCGATCGGTGACACCATGGCGACCGCGATCCAGTCGGCCCTCTCCGGCCAGGTCACGATCAAGGCCGCGCTGGACGATGCGCAGCGCCGCATCGAACCGATGATGCGCGGCTGA
- a CDS encoding carbohydrate ABC transporter permease, protein MATTAVTSAGIASEAPRSDFGHVLAQRERRFAAALLAPAFLALLATTTFPLLFLVYTSAFRMDLAMPFTNGFVGFENYQMLLSDERFWTSLLVSLVYTGSTVALQVIIGLALALLVMDMKRGQGWFRVIAILPVVLSPAVVGMIWRTFMLAPEFGIVDFLAINAGLGSKNWLGDPTLAMVSVIAIHTWQWTPFAFMVLLASLASLPEDIYEAARLDRASAWQRFRRITLPLLRPAIVMVIIMRTMVALTAFAAIFTVTAGGPGTATEILNLYAYRKSFTELSIGYGSALAVALLIVTIIISGILFAMRRAK, encoded by the coding sequence ATGGCGACGACAGCGGTGACATCGGCCGGGATCGCGAGCGAGGCGCCTCGCAGCGATTTCGGCCACGTCCTGGCGCAGCGCGAGCGCCGGTTCGCAGCAGCCCTGCTCGCACCGGCGTTTCTTGCGCTGCTCGCCACAACGACGTTTCCGCTGCTCTTCCTGGTCTATACCAGTGCGTTCCGGATGGATCTGGCGATGCCGTTCACCAACGGCTTCGTCGGATTCGAGAACTACCAGATGCTGCTCTCCGACGAGCGCTTCTGGACCTCGCTGCTGGTGAGCCTCGTCTATACCGGCTCGACCGTCGCGCTGCAGGTCATCATTGGCCTCGCGCTCGCCTTGCTGGTCATGGACATGAAGCGTGGCCAGGGCTGGTTCAGGGTCATCGCCATCCTTCCCGTGGTGCTGTCGCCGGCCGTGGTCGGAATGATCTGGCGCACCTTCATGCTGGCGCCGGAATTCGGCATCGTGGACTTCCTCGCCATCAATGCCGGTCTCGGCAGCAAGAACTGGCTCGGCGATCCCACGCTCGCGATGGTCTCGGTGATCGCGATCCACACCTGGCAGTGGACGCCGTTCGCGTTCATGGTGCTGCTGGCATCGCTCGCCTCGCTGCCCGAAGACATCTACGAGGCGGCGCGGCTCGACCGCGCCTCCGCCTGGCAACGTTTTCGCCGCATCACCCTGCCATTGCTGCGCCCGGCGATCGTCATGGTCATCATCATGCGGACCATGGTGGCGCTGACCGCGTTCGCGGCGATCTTCACCGTCACCGCCGGCGGCCCCGGCACGGCGACCGAGATCCTCAATCTCTATGCCTACCGGAAATCCTTCACCGAGCTGTCGATCGGTTACGGCTCGGCGCTCGCGGTCGCGCTGCTGATCGTGACCATCATCATCTCCGGCATCCTGTTCGCGATGCGGAGGGCGAAATGA
- a CDS encoding carbohydrate ABC transporter permease, whose amino-acid sequence MTAKRLRIITLLAISMVFLLAWAFPIVWSVLNSLKTDSDVLAYPPKLVFAPTLDAYRDVLFGSGSILPNLLSSVIISVGTTVVTMLMAVPAAYALARLRFRGKKFAGFYVLATQMLPPVGIIIPYFLVLRNIGWIDTYQGIILIYLSFSLPFAIWLLVSYFEDIPFEMEEAAYLDGASRLKTLWRIIIPQVRGGIAVTIVFVFLNAWNEFLFAVVLSGNTVRPVTVAMFNFVSVEQTLWAKLAAVSVLAMLPVVVLGVVAQKHIVKGLTVGAVKGGGRR is encoded by the coding sequence ATGACCGCCAAGCGCCTCCGCATCATAACCCTGCTCGCGATCTCCATGGTCTTCCTGCTCGCCTGGGCGTTTCCGATCGTCTGGAGCGTGCTGAACTCGCTCAAGACCGATTCCGACGTACTGGCCTATCCGCCCAAGCTGGTGTTCGCGCCGACGCTGGACGCCTATCGCGACGTGCTGTTCGGCTCGGGATCGATCCTGCCGAACCTGCTCTCCAGCGTCATCATCTCGGTCGGCACCACCGTGGTCACCATGCTGATGGCCGTGCCCGCGGCCTATGCGCTGGCGCGCCTGCGCTTTCGCGGCAAGAAGTTCGCGGGCTTCTACGTGCTGGCCACGCAGATGCTGCCGCCGGTCGGCATCATCATCCCCTACTTCCTGGTGCTGCGGAACATCGGCTGGATCGACACCTATCAGGGCATCATCCTGATCTATCTGTCGTTCTCCCTGCCCTTCGCGATCTGGCTGCTGGTCTCCTATTTCGAGGACATTCCTTTCGAGATGGAGGAAGCTGCCTATCTCGACGGCGCCAGCCGATTGAAGACGCTGTGGCGGATCATCATTCCGCAGGTCCGGGGCGGCATCGCCGTGACGATCGTGTTCGTGTTCCTCAATGCGTGGAACGAATTCCTGTTCGCCGTCGTGCTCAGCGGCAACACGGTGCGTCCGGTCACGGTCGCCATGTTCAATTTCGTCTCCGTCGAGCAGACGCTGTGGGCCAAGCTCGCCGCGGTCTCGGTTCTCGCCATGCTGCCTGTCGTCGTCCTCGGCGTGGTCGCGCAGAAGCATATCGTGAAGGGCCTGACGGTCGGGGCAGTCAAGGGCGGAGGACGCCGATGA
- a CDS encoding ABC transporter ATP-binding protein, producing the protein MSGQGQVSFRNIVKMHGEFAALKGVNFDIKPGEFFALLGPSGSGKSTTLRILAGLDAPTAGRVLIDDKDVTSTDARDRDIAMVFQSYALYPHMTVAENIAFPLEMAKLPKAEITPAVKDAARKVKIDHLLDRKPGQLSGGQQQRCALARAIVRKARLFLLDEPLSNLDAKLRLETRAELKKLQRSLGVTAVYVTHDQEEAMTLADRMAVFMSGEIQQVGTPAEVFARPNSIDIAGFIGNPPMNLVPALYVDGDVIIAGHRLKTTATTAGERDVVVGLRPGALRMTEGGLGARVDLIEDLGDTAVLDLDCAGTMIRMRVADGNIPGEGDTISITARPQDIHLFDPATRMRL; encoded by the coding sequence ATGAGCGGCCAGGGTCAGGTCAGTTTTCGCAACATCGTCAAGATGCACGGCGAGTTCGCCGCTCTGAAGGGCGTCAATTTCGACATCAAGCCGGGCGAGTTCTTCGCGCTGCTCGGCCCGTCCGGCTCGGGCAAGAGCACGACGCTGCGCATCCTCGCAGGTCTGGATGCACCGACCGCCGGCCGCGTGCTGATCGACGACAAGGACGTCACCTCGACCGATGCGCGGGACCGCGACATCGCCATGGTATTCCAGAGCTATGCGCTCTACCCGCACATGACGGTGGCCGAGAACATCGCCTTCCCGCTGGAGATGGCCAAGCTGCCGAAGGCCGAGATCACGCCCGCAGTGAAGGACGCGGCGCGCAAGGTGAAGATCGACCATTTGCTCGACCGCAAGCCGGGCCAGCTCTCGGGCGGCCAGCAGCAGCGTTGCGCGCTGGCCCGCGCTATCGTTCGCAAGGCTCGCCTCTTCCTGCTGGACGAACCGCTCTCGAACCTCGATGCAAAGCTGCGGCTGGAAACCCGCGCCGAGTTGAAGAAGTTGCAGCGCTCGCTCGGCGTCACCGCGGTCTACGTCACCCACGACCAGGAAGAGGCCATGACCCTTGCGGACCGGATGGCGGTGTTCATGTCGGGCGAAATCCAGCAGGTCGGCACGCCCGCGGAGGTGTTCGCCCGCCCGAACTCGATCGACATTGCCGGCTTCATCGGCAATCCCCCGATGAACCTCGTCCCTGCCCTCTACGTGGATGGCGACGTCATCATCGCAGGCCATCGTCTCAAGACGACGGCCACGACCGCGGGTGAGCGCGACGTGGTGGTCGGACTTCGGCCCGGCGCCCTCCGCATGACGGAGGGGGGCCTCGGCGCGCGCGTCGACCTGATCGAGGATCTCGGCGATACCGCCGTGCTCGACCTCGACTGCGCCGGCACCATGATCCGCATGCGCGTCGCCGACGGCAACATTCCCGGCGAGGGCGACACGATCTCGATCACGGCCCGACCGCAAGACATTCATCTGTTCGATCCAGCAACGCGCATGCGGCTCTGA
- a CDS encoding GntR family transcriptional regulator, giving the protein MAIQTRKKKAAPLGSDVVAEGSMPLHIQIRESIRSQVRDGKLIDETGRLMTEAELGRHFGVSRITIRNAIAPLVNEGMFDRSRGRGTFLRSNQPENWVGHLMGFSETIRDAGYQAGATILQQGMTNRHDAAVREQLRERAVWQLRRLRLADDTPIAIEHAFYPPDVGLELEKRDLVSIIMYRVFEDELGLAIKDAQQTISADLADAGSAKLLGVKVGSPLLSIERVTFGKDGRALELLRAVYLPKYFRLSISLTRRH; this is encoded by the coding sequence ATGGCTATTCAAACACGCAAGAAGAAGGCCGCGCCGCTCGGCAGCGATGTCGTTGCGGAAGGCTCAATGCCCCTGCATATCCAGATCCGTGAATCCATTCGCAGCCAGGTGCGCGACGGCAAGTTGATCGACGAGACCGGCCGCCTGATGACCGAGGCCGAACTCGGCCGCCATTTCGGCGTCAGCCGCATCACCATCCGCAACGCCATAGCCCCCCTCGTGAACGAAGGCATGTTCGACCGCTCGCGCGGCCGCGGCACCTTCCTGCGCTCGAACCAGCCCGAGAACTGGGTCGGCCACCTCATGGGCTTTTCGGAAACCATCCGCGATGCCGGCTACCAGGCCGGCGCCACGATCCTGCAGCAGGGCATGACCAACCGGCACGACGCCGCCGTTCGCGAGCAGCTGCGCGAGCGCGCCGTCTGGCAGCTCCGGCGCTTGCGGCTCGCGGACGACACGCCGATCGCCATCGAGCACGCCTTCTATCCCCCGGATGTCGGTCTCGAGCTCGAGAAGCGCGATCTGGTCTCGATCATCATGTACCGCGTCTTCGAGGACGAGCTTGGCCTCGCCATCAAGGACGCCCAGCAGACCATCAGCGCCGACCTCGCCGACGCCGGCAGCGCCAAGCTGCTGGGGGTCAAGGTCGGCTCGCCCCTGCTCTCCATCGAGCGCGTCACTTTCGGCAAGGACGGACGGGCGCTCGAGCTGCTGCGCGCCGTGTACTTGCCGAAATATTTCCGCCTCAGCATCAGCCTGACGCGCCGCCACTAG
- a CDS encoding arylsulfatase, with amino-acid sequence MPNGAKTPDSPNILLILNDDMGFSDIGCYGGEIQTPNLDRLAANGLRYSQFYNTARCSPSRASLLTGLHPHQTGIGILTYSNGPEGYAGNLNKSCVTIAEALKSRNYTSYLSGKWHIASSLTEPTDAWPMQRGFDHFYGTIIGAGSFYHPNTLTRGNDNIEHEAVKDPSFFYTDAISDQAAAFIRQHKAQKPDAPFFQYVAYTAPHWPLHAHDEDIAKYKGRFDAGWDRLREERLKRLVDDGIIHPNWRLTDRDPTQPPWTDAEQREWTLRCMEVYAAQIDRMDQGIGRILKALDETGQMDNTLIIFLSDNGACAEDIPEGVTAKELVDQLMIAQAKTRDGRPVRFGNDPTLMPGAEDTYQSYGTAWANLSNTPFRLYKHWIHEGGIATPFIVHWPRGISERGGLRHNPSQLTDVMATILDVTGATYPKEYNGNAILPCEGESLVPSFASAYGNRGPLFWEHEGNAAVRVGKWKLVRKYPGPWELYDMETDRTEMNDLAAQHPDRVREMTAQYQQWANRCGVIPREKILELMKAEGGTAFWEEEKQK; translated from the coding sequence ATGCCGAATGGCGCAAAGACCCCCGATAGCCCCAACATCCTGCTCATCCTCAACGACGACATGGGCTTTTCGGACATCGGCTGTTACGGCGGCGAAATCCAGACGCCGAACCTCGACCGCCTCGCGGCGAATGGCTTGCGCTATTCGCAGTTCTACAACACCGCACGCTGCAGCCCGTCGCGCGCCTCGCTGCTCACCGGCCTGCATCCGCACCAGACCGGCATCGGCATCCTCACCTACAGCAACGGCCCGGAAGGCTATGCCGGCAATCTGAACAAGAGCTGCGTGACGATCGCCGAAGCCCTGAAGAGCAGAAACTACACGTCCTACCTCAGCGGCAAATGGCACATCGCCAGCAGTCTGACGGAGCCGACCGACGCATGGCCTATGCAGCGCGGCTTCGACCACTTCTACGGCACCATCATCGGCGCCGGATCGTTTTACCATCCCAACACGCTCACCCGCGGCAACGACAATATCGAGCACGAGGCGGTGAAGGATCCCTCGTTCTTCTACACCGATGCGATCAGCGATCAGGCTGCCGCCTTCATCCGCCAGCACAAGGCGCAGAAGCCCGACGCGCCATTCTTCCAGTACGTCGCCTATACGGCGCCGCATTGGCCGCTTCATGCCCATGACGAGGACATCGCCAAGTACAAGGGCCGCTTCGATGCGGGCTGGGACAGGCTGCGCGAGGAGCGCCTCAAGCGCCTGGTCGACGACGGCATCATCCATCCGAACTGGCGCCTGACCGATCGCGATCCGACCCAACCGCCGTGGACCGACGCGGAGCAGCGCGAATGGACGCTGCGCTGCATGGAGGTCTACGCGGCCCAGATCGACCGCATGGACCAGGGCATCGGCCGCATCCTGAAGGCGCTGGACGAGACCGGCCAGATGGACAACACGCTGATCATCTTCCTCTCCGACAACGGCGCCTGCGCCGAGGACATTCCGGAAGGCGTCACGGCAAAGGAGCTGGTCGACCAGCTCATGATCGCGCAGGCGAAGACGCGCGACGGCAGACCGGTGCGCTTCGGCAATGACCCGACCCTGATGCCCGGCGCCGAGGACACCTACCAGAGCTACGGCACCGCCTGGGCCAACCTCTCCAACACGCCGTTCCGTCTCTACAAGCACTGGATTCACGAAGGCGGCATCGCAACCCCGTTCATCGTGCACTGGCCGCGCGGCATTTCCGAGAGAGGCGGCCTGCGGCACAATCCGAGCCAGCTCACCGACGTGATGGCGACCATCCTCGACGTCACCGGCGCCACCTATCCCAAGGAGTATAACGGCAACGCCATCCTGCCCTGCGAAGGCGAGAGCCTGGTGCCGTCATTCGCCTCGGCATATGGCAATCGGGGCCCGCTGTTCTGGGAGCACGAGGGCAACGCCGCCGTTCGCGTCGGCAAGTGGAAGCTGGTGCGGAAGTATCCCGGCCCCTGGGAGCTCTACGACATGGAGACGGACCGCACCGAGATGAACGATCTCGCCGCGCAGCATCCGGATCGCGTCCGCGAGATGACGGCGCAGTATCAGCAATGGGCCAATCGCTGCGGCGTGATCCCGCGCGAGAAGATTCTGGAGTTGATGAAGGCGGAAGGCGGCACAGCCTTCTGGGAGGAAGAGAAGCAGAAATAG